A single region of the Mycobacterium lentiflavum genome encodes:
- a CDS encoding bifunctional FO biosynthesis protein CofGH gives MTPRPPGEEPAALPNPVILPKASASALRRVLRRARDGVALNVDEAAVAMTARGADLADLCASAARVRDAGLESAGRRGPDGRLPITYSRKVFIPVTHLCRDSCHYCTFVTVPGKLRARGMGMYLEPDEILDIARRGAELGCKEALFTLGDRPEDRWPQARDWLDERGYNSTLSYVRAMAIRVLEETGLLPHLNPGVMSWSEMSLLKPVAPSMGMMLETTSRRLFETRGLAHYGSPDKDPAVRLRTLTDAGRLSIPFTTGLLVGIGETLAERADTLHAIRKSHKEFGHVQEVIVQNFRAKQHTAMAAVPDAGIDDYLATIAVARLVLGPGMRIQAPPNLVSRQECLALVAAGVDDWGGVSPLTPDHVNPERPWPALDELAAVTAEAGFDLVQRLTAQPKYVQAGAAWIDPRVQGHVAALADPATGLARDVNPTGMPWQEPDDAQSSGRVDLNASIDTQGRNSEARSDLDSAFGDWESIRAHVHELAARDTNAPERIDTDVLAALRSAERDPAGCSDDEYLALATADGPALEAVAALADSLRRDTVGDDVTFVVNRNINFTNICYTGCRFCAFAQRKGDADAYSLSAAEVADRAWEAHVEGATEVCMQGGIDPELPVTGYADLVRAVKARVPSMHVHAFSPMEIANGVTKSGLSVREWLISLREAGLGTIPGTAAEILDDEVRWVLTKGKLPTSMWIDIVSTAHEVGLRSSSTMMYGHVDSPRHWVGHLNVLRDIQDRTGGFTEFVPLPFVHQSSPLYLAGAARPGPTHRDNRAVHALARIMLHGRISQIQTSWVKLGTQHTQVMLNGGANDLGGTLMEETISRMAGSEYGSAKTVAELTAIAHGIGRPARQRTTDYSPLAA, from the coding sequence CCTATTCGCGCAAGGTGTTCATCCCCGTTACGCATCTGTGCCGGGACAGCTGCCACTACTGCACGTTCGTCACCGTGCCGGGCAAGCTTCGCGCCCGGGGCATGGGCATGTATCTGGAGCCCGACGAAATCCTCGACATCGCCCGGCGCGGCGCCGAACTCGGTTGTAAGGAAGCATTATTCACCCTCGGCGACCGGCCGGAGGACCGCTGGCCGCAGGCTCGCGACTGGCTCGATGAGCGTGGTTACAACTCGACCCTGTCGTATGTGCGCGCGATGGCGATCCGGGTGCTGGAGGAAACCGGGCTGCTGCCGCACCTGAATCCGGGCGTGATGAGCTGGTCGGAGATGTCGTTGCTGAAGCCGGTGGCGCCGTCGATGGGCATGATGCTCGAGACCACGTCGCGGCGGCTCTTCGAGACGAGAGGGCTCGCCCACTACGGCAGCCCGGACAAAGACCCGGCGGTGCGGCTGCGGACGCTGACCGATGCGGGTCGGTTGTCGATTCCGTTCACCACCGGCCTGCTGGTCGGCATCGGGGAGACGCTGGCCGAACGCGCCGACACCCTGCACGCGATTCGCAAGTCGCACAAGGAATTCGGTCATGTCCAAGAAGTGATCGTGCAGAATTTCCGGGCCAAGCAGCACACCGCGATGGCCGCCGTTCCCGATGCCGGGATCGACGACTACCTGGCGACGATCGCGGTGGCCCGCCTGGTGCTCGGGCCGGGCATGCGAATCCAGGCGCCGCCGAATCTGGTGTCCCGGCAGGAGTGCCTGGCGCTGGTCGCCGCGGGAGTCGACGACTGGGGCGGGGTTTCACCGCTGACGCCCGATCACGTCAATCCGGAACGACCCTGGCCCGCCCTGGATGAGCTGGCCGCCGTGACCGCCGAAGCGGGCTTCGACTTGGTGCAGCGGCTGACCGCGCAACCCAAATACGTCCAAGCGGGCGCCGCCTGGATCGACCCGCGAGTGCAGGGCCACGTTGCGGCACTGGCTGATCCGGCGACCGGCCTGGCTCGTGACGTCAACCCCACCGGCATGCCGTGGCAGGAACCCGACGACGCGCAATCCAGCGGGCGGGTCGATCTCAATGCGTCGATCGACACCCAGGGGCGCAACAGCGAGGCCCGCAGCGATCTCGACAGTGCGTTCGGCGACTGGGAATCGATTCGCGCGCACGTGCACGAGCTTGCCGCCAGGGACACCAACGCCCCCGAGCGCATCGACACCGACGTGCTGGCCGCGCTGCGCTCCGCCGAGCGCGATCCTGCCGGCTGCTCCGACGACGAGTACCTGGCGCTCGCCACCGCCGACGGCCCGGCACTGGAAGCCGTTGCCGCGCTGGCGGATTCGTTGCGACGCGACACCGTTGGCGACGACGTCACGTTCGTGGTGAACCGCAACATCAACTTCACCAATATCTGCTACACCGGTTGCCGGTTCTGTGCCTTCGCGCAGCGCAAGGGCGACGCCGACGCGTATTCACTGTCCGCGGCCGAGGTTGCCGACCGCGCCTGGGAGGCGCACGTCGAAGGCGCGACCGAGGTGTGCATGCAGGGTGGCATCGACCCCGAGCTGCCGGTCACCGGCTACGCCGACCTGGTGCGCGCCGTCAAGGCCCGGGTGCCGTCCATGCACGTGCACGCGTTCTCTCCGATGGAGATCGCCAACGGCGTGACGAAGAGCGGCTTGAGTGTGCGCGAGTGGCTGATCAGCCTGCGCGAGGCCGGGCTGGGCACCATCCCGGGCACCGCCGCCGAGATCCTCGACGACGAGGTGCGCTGGGTGCTCACCAAGGGCAAGCTGCCCACCTCGATGTGGATCGACATCGTCAGCACCGCGCACGAGGTGGGCCTGCGGTCGTCGTCGACGATGATGTATGGGCACGTCGACAGTCCCCGGCACTGGGTCGGCCACCTCAACGTGCTGCGCGACATCCAGGACCGCACCGGCGGTTTCACCGAATTCGTGCCGCTGCCGTTCGTGCACCAGAGCTCGCCGCTGTATCTGGCCGGTGCGGCCCGCCCGGGGCCGACCCACCGCGACAACCGGGCGGTACACGCGCTGGCGCGAATCATGTTGCACGGCCGCATTTCCCAAATTCAGACCAGCTGGGTCAAGCTCGGCACCCAGCACACCCAGGTGATGCTCAACGGCGGCGCCAACGACCTGGGCGGCACGCTGATGGAGGAGACCATCTCGCGGATGGCCGGCTCCGAATACGGCTCGGCGAAGACGGTGGCCGAACTGACCGCGATCGCCCACGGCATCGGGCGCCCGGCGCGTCAACGCACCACCGACTACAGCCCGCTCGCCGCGTAG